The following proteins come from a genomic window of Natronosalvus vescus:
- a CDS encoding DUF433 domain-containing protein codes for MTIVAGEDILSGEPRIEGTRIGVRHIAGKVVSGGQTPAYVADQYDISLASVYEALSYYYANIEEMRAFEQENAEAFERVRNDALQPKEPVS; via the coding sequence ATGACGATCGTCGCCGGTGAAGACATCCTTAGCGGGGAACCTCGGATCGAGGGAACCCGGATTGGCGTCCGACACATCGCCGGGAAAGTGGTCAGTGGTGGGCAGACCCCAGCGTATGTCGCTGACCAGTACGATATCTCGCTGGCCTCCGTTTACGAAGCCCTCTCGTATTATTATGCCAACATTGAGGAAATGAGAGCCTTCGAACAGGAAAACGCGGAGGCGTTTGAGCGCGTGCGCAACGATGCCTTGCAGCCGAAAGAGCCGGTCTCGTGA
- a CDS encoding type II toxin-antitoxin system VapC family toxin: MSGPGTTPLFVDTGAFYAQYDEKAPRHDHASAVFDAIAAGQLHYRPLYTTSHVLSELGTLLMRKRDHAAAVRGLTRIRESPAFTIIHPDEEEFAATCNQFERYDDQQITLVDHLTTVLADKRGIDHVFAFDTDFRTLGMTLVPADVPLPDQ; encoded by the coding sequence GTGTCAGGGCCCGGCACGACACCACTGTTCGTTGACACTGGGGCGTTTTACGCCCAGTATGATGAGAAAGCGCCACGCCACGATCACGCGAGTGCCGTCTTCGATGCGATCGCCGCCGGACAGCTCCACTACCGACCGCTGTATACGACGTCGCATGTCCTCAGCGAACTCGGAACGCTCCTGATGCGAAAACGTGACCACGCGGCCGCGGTACGAGGCCTCACTCGGATCCGTGAGTCGCCTGCCTTCACCATCATCCACCCAGATGAAGAGGAGTTCGCCGCGACGTGCAACCAATTCGAACGGTACGATGACCAACAGATCACGCTGGTCGATCATCTGACGACGGTTCTCGCGGACAAACGAGGCATCGATCACGTCTTTGCGTTCGATACTGACTTCCGCACCCTTGGCATGACACTCGTCCCTGCCGACGTACCGCTCCCAGATCAGTGA
- a CDS encoding winged helix-turn-helix domain-containing protein, giving the protein MSNSSSGRRPRATDEDILTVLRSTEDPVLSTAEIADHLPIERRTTLDRLRALEDRNLVQSKQIGGRNTVWWLTTTDSDRCAIADDDPFFSKGALFASDEPVDEDEIDDVVYGELEG; this is encoded by the coding sequence ATGAGCAACTCTTCAAGCGGGCGAAGACCCCGCGCAACCGACGAAGACATCCTCACGGTTCTCCGTTCGACGGAGGATCCCGTCTTGTCAACGGCTGAAATCGCCGACCATCTCCCGATCGAACGACGAACGACGCTCGACCGACTTCGCGCCCTTGAGGATCGAAATCTCGTTCAGAGTAAACAGATCGGTGGCCGGAACACGGTGTGGTGGCTCACAACCACAGACAGCGACAGGTGCGCGATCGCCGACGACGATCCCTTCTTTTCCAAGGGAGCGCTCTTCGCGTCTGATGAGCCCGTTGATGAAGACGAGATTGATGACGTTGTTTACGGCGAACTCGAGGGCTGA
- a CDS encoding CPBP family intramembrane glutamic endopeptidase, with translation MARTTSTPDTINTHNLSEFLVILTTLVLGFSTITYLADIHIVAAGPLYMFTPAIAGLIVCLRNGISLSSVGLRIGSRRWLALAAVLPLPILGAITALSLGVPGVSFDSSLDLPAHFGLPSGPFWTLVALGVIVVVGATVNGILAFGEEFGWRGYLLWELAPLGFWKASLVIGTVWGIWHTPLIVAGHNYPSFPFIGVVAFTITCIAMAPLFTYLVIRSRSVLPAAIFHGVFNAAGIVGYAGTDNPVLRQLVASEGGIIGISVLTLIALLIAITGTPRLTRDFATNTAITSRDTTHRACRRTVTHNRR, from the coding sequence ATGGCCCGAACTACCTCAACACCCGACACCATCAACACGCACAATCTCTCCGAGTTTCTGGTTATACTGACCACGCTCGTCCTGGGATTCAGCACCATCACGTATCTCGCAGACATACACATCGTCGCTGCTGGGCCACTCTATATGTTCACGCCCGCAATTGCCGGGTTAATCGTGTGTCTGCGCAATGGAATCTCGCTTTCGAGTGTTGGCCTCCGCATCGGTAGTCGGCGATGGCTCGCTCTTGCTGCAGTGTTGCCACTCCCGATTCTCGGGGCAATTACTGCACTTTCACTTGGCGTACCAGGTGTATCGTTTGACTCCTCGCTCGACCTTCCAGCACACTTTGGCCTCCCTTCTGGGCCGTTCTGGACGCTCGTCGCGTTGGGCGTAATTGTCGTCGTCGGGGCAACAGTCAACGGGATCCTCGCATTCGGTGAAGAGTTCGGGTGGAGAGGCTACTTGTTGTGGGAACTCGCTCCACTAGGCTTCTGGAAAGCGTCCCTCGTAATCGGAACCGTATGGGGGATCTGGCACACCCCGCTCATCGTCGCCGGGCACAACTATCCGTCGTTTCCGTTTATCGGAGTCGTCGCTTTCACGATCACCTGTATCGCCATGGCACCGCTGTTCACCTATCTCGTTATTCGCTCCCGGTCTGTGCTCCCTGCAGCCATCTTTCACGGCGTATTCAATGCGGCCGGGATCGTCGGATATGCTGGAACTGATAATCCAGTACTCAGACAACTCGTCGCCAGCGAAGGTGGGATAATCGGCATCTCCGTTCTCACCCTCATCGCACTCCTGATTGCGATCACAGGAACACCACGCTTGACCCGCGACTTCGCCACGAATACGGCGATAACGTCACGAGACACAACACATAGAGCGTGTCGGCGTACTGTAACTCACAATCGCCGGTAA
- a CDS encoding RNA-guided endonuclease InsQ/TnpB family protein — MEKSLTKTLVFQLQSDNGRLLSEAYHEARWVYNQTIQLAKNGMDWDDISPRLEDEADLVKNTTQRIVAKALDALQQSYNRDDYNTPSHEKTGPYPLRMNFTEGYNLTRKDNGIHYRISAKPYNPVKGTLRGAPDTLELLEHALERDEWRIGTAEAMARNGNHELHVNVTHLEATVQDKHDAQTIVGVDINEDCVALSALREDDIVDSVVIDYPEIKQERHRYFTMRKRMQNAGQTAFDRVFEDKEERYVHDQLHQVSRRIVEWVQQFVSPLVVFEDLKHMRDSIDYGTRMNRRLHSLPFHKLRSFVTYKAAFEGIPSDDIDPAYTSQTCSFSKCEHTTRSNRREKRFKCNACGRQDHADRNAAVNIAKKGLEKLNRNVPALNTLPVVRKLRRQASGCVNQPTVTHATVRGHQADGRVGVSD; from the coding sequence ATGGAGAAGTCGCTTACGAAGACACTCGTCTTCCAACTTCAATCCGATAACGGGCGACTTCTTTCCGAAGCGTACCACGAAGCGCGTTGGGTGTACAACCAGACCATCCAATTAGCGAAAAACGGGATGGACTGGGACGACATCTCACCACGTCTTGAAGACGAGGCAGACCTCGTGAAGAACACCACGCAACGCATTGTCGCTAAAGCACTTGATGCACTTCAGCAGTCCTACAACCGCGACGACTACAACACACCCAGTCACGAGAAAACTGGGCCATACCCGTTGCGAATGAACTTCACTGAAGGCTACAATCTCACACGCAAAGACAACGGGATACACTACCGAATCAGTGCCAAGCCGTACAATCCGGTGAAAGGTACACTTCGTGGCGCACCAGACACCCTCGAACTCCTCGAACACGCCCTCGAACGTGACGAGTGGCGTATCGGAACCGCCGAAGCGATGGCACGCAACGGAAATCACGAACTACACGTCAACGTTACTCATCTCGAAGCCACGGTTCAAGACAAACACGACGCTCAGACCATTGTAGGCGTAGACATCAACGAAGATTGCGTGGCTCTTTCAGCCCTTCGTGAAGATGACATTGTTGATTCGGTTGTCATCGACTACCCCGAAATCAAGCAAGAACGTCATCGATACTTCACGATGCGCAAGCGGATGCAAAACGCTGGCCAGACAGCGTTCGACCGCGTGTTCGAGGACAAAGAGGAACGATACGTTCACGACCAACTCCACCAAGTCTCCCGGCGAATTGTGGAGTGGGTTCAGCAATTCGTGTCGCCGCTCGTTGTGTTTGAAGACCTCAAGCATATGCGAGATTCGATTGATTACGGTACTCGGATGAATCGTCGGTTGCACTCACTACCGTTTCACAAACTCCGCTCGTTCGTCACGTACAAAGCGGCGTTCGAGGGGATTCCAAGCGATGACATCGACCCGGCGTACACCAGCCAGACGTGTTCTTTCTCAAAGTGTGAGCATACGACTCGGTCGAATCGCCGGGAGAAGCGGTTCAAGTGCAACGCGTGTGGTCGGCAAGACCACGCTGACCGAAACGCGGCAGTGAATATTGCGAAGAAAGGATTGGAGAAGTTGAATCGAAATGTGCCTGCTCTCAACACGCTTCCGGTTGTTCGGAAACTGCGACGGCAGGCATCGGGCTGTGTGAACCAGCCGACCGTGACCCACGCAACCGTTCGAGGCCACCAAGCCGATGGTCGCGTGGGAGTGTCCGATTAA
- a CDS encoding DUF7521 family protein, whose protein sequence is MNFPILQLLEPAMPPDWVILFQQATQILSVIIGVFIAYQAYRGYQRNDSRPMFFIALGFVLVLAVPFCIFLLYWAFPTIPMTAVIVTSQLSQVSGLIAILYALWMPT, encoded by the coding sequence ATGAATTTTCCAATCCTGCAACTCTTGGAACCTGCGATGCCACCGGACTGGGTAATTCTGTTCCAGCAAGCAACCCAGATCCTGAGCGTGATTATCGGTGTGTTCATCGCGTACCAGGCCTACCGCGGCTATCAACGGAACGACAGCCGACCGATGTTTTTCATCGCCCTCGGATTCGTGCTTGTGCTTGCCGTTCCCTTCTGTATATTCCTCCTGTATTGGGCATTTCCAACTATCCCCATGACAGCCGTCATCGTGACATCACAGCTGAGTCAAGTGTCCGGGCTGATTGCAATACTGTACGCCCTGTGGATGCCAACGTGA
- a CDS encoding iron chaperone, whose protein sequence is MSKPTDVDSYIVNADKEARPTLEELREIIKSTVPEAEEGISYNVPFYTFHGTHVGFTAFKNHATFGIGADALRSEDRKMLEEKGYKTGKETIQIKYGQAVPTTEITQLLEAKVEEARKAQ, encoded by the coding sequence ATGTCAAAGCCAACAGACGTCGATTCATACATTGTCAATGCGGACAAAGAAGCCCGTCCGACGCTCGAAGAACTCCGCGAGATTATCAAATCGACTGTTCCAGAAGCAGAGGAAGGAATAAGCTACAACGTGCCGTTCTATACATTTCACGGCACTCACGTTGGGTTTACCGCGTTCAAGAACCACGCTACCTTTGGCATTGGTGCAGACGCCCTTCGGAGTGAAGACCGCAAAATGCTCGAAGAAAAAGGGTACAAAACCGGAAAAGAGACCATACAAATCAAGTACGGTCAAGCGGTGCCGACTACAGAGATAACGCAACTTCTGGAAGCGAAAGTCGAAGAAGCCAGAAAAGCACAGTAA
- a CDS encoding universal stress protein, translated as MSVLVAVDIDQAPQRPITVGYNLATALDETLIVMYVMPQKEYDEQRNSRDELPEEISQQEFTLDQAIDSAAQLAATTVDEREPAVETSRR; from the coding sequence ATGTCAGTACTTGTAGCGGTCGATATTGATCAGGCACCACAACGTCCTATCACCGTCGGATATAATCTGGCAACTGCATTAGACGAGACGTTGATCGTGATGTACGTGATGCCTCAAAAGGAGTATGACGAACAGCGAAACAGTAGAGACGAGCTCCCTGAGGAGATCAGCCAGCAGGAATTTACGCTTGACCAGGCAATAGATTCCGCAGCACAACTAGCGGCTACGACCGTCGATGAGAGAGAGCCTGCCGTGGAAACAAGCAGGCGATGA